TTAAACAAATATGGAAGTGAATATTTTTTTATTGTATCCTCACTAAATACACTGTCTCCCAAAAAGCATACTCTATCAGGTGTAATGACACCGATTTGATCTATTGAATGCCCAACCAAAGATATTATATCAAACTTTTCATCGTCAATTTTTGAGATGCCACAATCAATGACGAAATCAACAGAAAATGTTTTATTAGTCGTATCAAGGTCTCTTATTGGACATGAAGAAAACAGTACCATATCTCTCAACTCTGGGTTCTCTATGTACAATCGCTCCTTATTTGATGTATAAATTTCGCACCCAGGGTACTGAGTCTTGAAGTATATATTACCGCCACAGTGGTCCATGTGATTGTGAGTATTTATAATATATTTGGGATGCAATCCATTTTCTACTAATACATTGTCAATCTTTCTCGCTTGGCCATTGTTTATGCCAGTATCTACTAATAAACAATTTTTATTCTTATAGGTGTAAACGCCAATATTTGTAGGATTGTCTATGTAGTATGTATTTCTATTAATCTTATTTAGATTCATACGATTACCTCCAAAAATCACCTCATCACACGATAATTTTACACCTTTTATTAATTTAAATCAAAGTAAAAGCCCCATGACAGACATCATGAGGCTAAACTACTTTAATATCTCTTTTTCTAAATTCTTCTTTTATCTCTTCTATTTTTGATGTGTCAGGAGGATTTATTCCTTTCAAACTATATGGTATCCCAAGTGCTTCGTATTTATACACACCCATTTTATGGTATGGCAGTATTTCAACTCTATCTACATTTTTTAATGACGACGCAAAATCAGCTAACTTCTTTATTTCTTCCATATTATCTGTTATACCTGGTACTACAACATGTCTTATCCAGACTTTTTTATCTATATCTGATAGATATTTTGCAAATTTTAACGTCTTTCTATTTGAAACACCTGTAAGTTTCTTATGACCTTCATCATCAATATGCTTTATATCAAGCAAAAAAAGATCTGTATATCTTACAAGCTCTTCTACTTTTTCAATATCGACAAATCCCGACGTATCTATTGCAGTGTGTATTTTCTCTGTTTTAAGCTTCTTAAATAGATCTGTGCAGAACTCTACTTGAAGTGTCGGTTCACCGCCACTCAATGTCACACCACCGCCAGATGCTTTCATATATGGTATATATCTTTTCACATCATTAAATATTTCATCTGTAGATACTTCTTTTCCATCGTTTAAATGCCAAGTGTCAGGGTTATGGCAATATGCACATCTCAATAGACATCCTTGCATGAATACTACATACCTTACACCAGGCCCATCGACAGTTCCGCATGTTTCTATTGAATGTATTTTTCCCATAACCATGACACATCCTCCTTACAAGAAATTACTTTTACATAGATTCATGAAATGTACGTGATATAACCTCCAGCTGCTGCTCTCTCGTTAGTTTGTTGAAATTGACTGCATATCCTGATACTCTTATGGTAAGCTGTGGATATTTTTCCGGATGGTCCATAGCATCAATAAGCGTGTCTCTATTTAAGACATTTATATTAATGTGGTGCCCAGATTTAAATGCATATCCATCCAATAGACCCACAAGGTTATTTATCTTGTCATCATTTTCCTTTCCCAGTGCATTTGGCACAATCGTAAATGTATATGATATTCCGTCCAGTGAACTATCGTAAGGAATTTTAGATACTGAGTTCATCGATGCAACAGCACCCTTTGTATCTCTTCCATGCATTGGATTTGCACCAGGTGCAAATGGTTCACCGGCTTTTCTGCCATCTGGTGTAGCACCTGTCTTTTTCCCATAGACGACATTTGACGTTATTGTTAAAACAGATAATGTTGGTATAGAATTTCTGTAGGTCTTGTGTTTCTTAAGTTTATTCATAAATCTCTCAACAATATCAGCAGCAATGGAGTCTACTCTGTCGTCATCATTTCCGAACTTAGGAAAATCACCTTCAACTTCATAATCTACAGCTATGCCATTCTCATCCCTTATAGCTTTCACTTTTGCATATTTTATCGCACTTAATGAATCTGCCGCAACAGACAGTCCAGCTATTCCAAATGCCATCGTCCTTACAATGTTCCTATCATGTAGCGCCATAAGCGATCTTTCGTATGCATACTTGTCATGCATATAGTGTATTATATTCATAGCTTTTACATACACTTTAGCCAGCCACTCCAGCATGTTGTCGTATGCTGCCATGACTTCGTCAAAATCTAGATACTCTGATGTTATCGGATTGAATTTTGGCGCTACTTGAGTCTTGTACCTTTCATCGATGCCGCCATTTATTGCATACAGCAATGCCTTCGCAAGATTCGCCCTTGCACCAAAGAATTGCATCTGCTCACCTGTCTTCATTGCAGATACACAGCACGCAATACTGTAGTCATCATTATAAATAGGCCTCATCAAGTCGTCATTCTCGTACTGTATTGAACTCGTGTCTATTGATACTTTAGCACAGAATCTTTTAAAGTTTTCAGGAAGATTCTTAGACCATAAAACTGTCAAATTTGGTTCCGGTGCAGGACCTAAATTGTAGAGAGTATTTAATATCCTAAACGAATTTTTAGTAACCAGAGGCCTTCCATCTACGCCTACACCACCAATTGATTCTGTAACCCAAACAGGATCACCACTAAAAAGTTCGTTATAATCTGGAGTCCTTAAAAACCTCACCATTCTCAATTTCATCACGAAATGATCCATTAATTCCTGTGCTTGTTTTTCTGTCAACGTTCCTTCTTTAAGATCTCTTTCAATGTATATGTCAAGAAAAGTAGATACTCTGCCCAGCGACATAGCAGCACCATTTTGCTCTTTTATAGCTGCAAGGAAAGCAAAATACGTCCATTGAATAGCTTCTTTTGCATTTTTTGCAGGCTTTGATATGTCATACCCGTACTTTAAAGCCATTTCTTTCATTTCGTTTAATGCTTTTATCTGTTCTGTCAGTTCTTCTCTCAGTCTTATTGTAGCTTCATCAAATTCATCATAATCAAGCTCAAGCTTTTCTTTTTCCTTTTCTTCGATGAGTCTATCAATTCCATAAAGTGCAACTCTTCTATAATCACCTATGATTCTTCCTCTGCCATATGCATCTGGAAGTCCTGTGATTATCCCTGCATGTCTAGCAGCCCTTATTTCCGGAGTATATGCATCAAATACACCGTCATTGTGGGTTTTTCTGTACTTTGTAAATATTTCTTCTACTTTAGGATCAAGCTTATATCCATATGCTTCACAAGCTTTTTTAACCATCCTTATGCCACCATAAGGCATTATAGCTCTTTTAAGCGGTTTATCTGTTTGAAGCCCCACTATCTCTTCAAGGTCTTTATCTATATACCCAGCATCATGGGATGTTATAGATGAAACAGTTTTTGTATCAATATCAAGTACACCTTTTTTCAATTCCTCTCTCATAAGTTCAAGAACTTTATTCCATAGTTTAGTAGTCTTTTCTGTAGGACCTTCTAAAAAGCTGTCATCGCCTTCATATAATGTGTAGTTTCTCTGAATAAAATCCTGCACATCAATGTTTTTTTGCCACTTGCCCTCCTGAAAACCGCGCCACTCATTAATCACTTTAATACCCCCTAAAATTTATTATGGTTTAATTATAACTGCTTTGTCTTTTGTAGTCAATATACTGTATACATTTCAGAAAATTTATTATACTTTTAACATCAATTATATTTTATCACTGCTTCAAATCAAAAAATATGACATATATCACATTATACTCTTTTATTTTTCTCTATTTAGGATATAATTTATAAAGAAATCCTGTCAAAGTGTATGGGGGAATTGAAATGGCAAAGATGCGAATTGATAAGCTTCTATCAAATATGGGTTTTGGAACTAGGAGAGAAGTAAAAGACTTCATAAAAGAAGGTCTCGTGACCGTAAACGGCAGAACTGTCAATGATCCCGGGTTAATCATCGAAACTGATAAAGATGACATTATCTTTAACGACGAAAAAATATCTTATAGAAAATATATATACATAATGATGAACAAGCCGAAAGGCGTTATTAGCGCTACTTATGATCCTTCAGAAAAAACTGTACTAGAACTTTTGCCAGATGATATTAAAGCAAGAAAAGTCTTCCCTGCAGGAAGACTTGACAAAGACACTGAAGGACTACTTCTTCTTACAAATGACGGTATACTAGCCCATAAATTGCTATCACCAAAAAAGCATGTGTATAAAAAATATTACGCAGAGATTTCTGGATTTATTGATGAAGATGATATTTCATTGTTTTCAAACGGCATCGTTTTAGACGATGGTTATAAGACTATGCCTGCTGATTTAGAAATAATATCATCAGGTAGTATATCAAAAGTTTACGTGTCAATCAAAGAAGGAAAATATCATCAAATAAAAAGGATGTTTGAATCACTTGGCTCAAAGGTTATTTATCTAAAAAGGCTTTCTATGGGATACCTTAATCTAGATGAAAATTTAAAAGAAGGGGAATGGAGAGAATTAACAGATGACGAGTTAAAGCTACTCTTATCGTCTGTCGAATAAATCATCTTAATTCACTAGTGGCACAATGTGAAATGATAATCGAAATAAGGCTTTCAGCTCCTTCATTGCTGTTGACACCATCTTCTGTTATAGCATCACTGCAGCCGCCACTTGATTCATCGTACAAACTTACTCTTTTAGAATTTTTGCCGTAATACCACTCATCGCAAGCTAATGCTCTTTCTCTGTATTTTTCATTTCTTGTAATCTTGTACGCATCTATATACATAAGAGCCATCGTATATGCTTCTACAGGCTGCTCATCATATTCCGCTATGCTTTTGCCTCTTTCATACCATCCTTTGCAACCGACAGCTTTAAAATAGCCATTTCTAAAGCATATAGAGTCCAAAAATTCTAAGCTTTCTAATGCTATATCTAGAATTTTTTCGTCTTTTAAGACAGCAAAAGATTTCAAAAGTGATAATGGAATTATTCCATTATCATATGATACAGTATCTTCAAACCACTTCCAATCACCATTTGAACTTTTTTCATACTCCTCAATGATATCATCTGTCAGTTCTGCTATTTTGCCTTTTATAAAATCTCTTTTAAATTTAGTTTCTGCATTATAGATGTGATATAAGCCTATTAGAGTATATGCTTTTCCTCTAATATATTTTAAATCATCAATAATAGGTAGTGATTTCTCAATCATCTTTATAGCAGATAGCTTGACCCTATCTTCTAAGGGAGTATTCAATAAGTATCCTAATGTCCAAATACATCTACCAAAACAATCTTCAGAAAAATCATCGTCAATGAACCTTCTATCATATGCCATAAAATTTCTGAAATGACCATCTTCATCTTGTGCATACAATAAGAAAGATAAATATCTTTTAATCAAATTAAGGTATTTTTCCTCTTTATATTTTTCATACATCATGGCAGAAGCTATTATAGCCCTTGCATTATCATCCGTCGTATAGCCATGCTTAGGATTAGGAGTAGAACCAATTGAATGTTGCATCATCCCTGTATCGTCTGTCAGTATAAACAAATGATTAAACATACTTTTGCCATTCATATAATGTCTCCTCCTGTTTATACTGCTTCTTTTGCATCATCCTCTAAATCCTCAAATATTCTCAAAAACATCTCTACGTATTCTAGTGCCACATTATCCCACATCATTGACTTTCCATAAACTCTCATTTTCTCTTCCATAAGTTGTTTCTTGTGGGGATTCTCTATTGCAAACTTTATACATTTTGCTATAGAATCAGAATCTTTAAAATCAGCTAATAATCCTCTGCCATCGCTTAAAATCTCTTCAGCATATTTGTACGGCGTCGAAACTACTAGTTTTCCTAGCCCTGCTGCATATGCCAGTGTACCACTAACAGCCTGTTCTCTTCCAATATATGGTGTCATATATACATCTGAAAGTTTTAAATACTCTACAATCTCTCTTTTTGTTAAATATTTATTAATAAACTTCACATTATCATTTAAACCAAGTTCATTGACACGCCTTATTAGAAAATCTCTATAAACTTCACCATCAGACTTGACTATATTAGGATGCGTCTGTCCAAGAATAAGATACAGTATGTTAGGATTTTCTTCTTTTACCTTTGCAATTGCTTCTATGCCATATTCTAGTCCTTTGCCAGGACTTATGAGTCCAAAAGTGCTTACAACGAATTTATCACTATCAATATTGTATTTCTTTCTCAAACTTTCGCTAGATAGTGTTGGTAGATTTGGAACACCGTGGGGCAAAACGACTAACTTTTTTTCATCAACACCGTATACATTTAAAAGCAGTGGAATTGTATTTTTGGCCATAGTAATAACTCTCTTGCTATTTCTACACAATTCCTGCAAAATATATTTCTGCTTATCTAGTGGATTCGATAGTATAGTATGAAGAGTTACAACATAAGGTATTTTTAAATTATTTACAAGATCAAGGATGTACTCGCCCCATTCTCCACCGTATATACCGTATTCATGCTCAATTACTAATAAGTCAATTGAAGAATCATTCAATCTTTCAGCTAATTTTATATAGCTATTCCTGTCATGTTGCTGCAATTCATAAATAACATCATCATCATAATCATATTTTTTATCATTTATGGCAATTACCTTTGGTTCGTTTATTATTTTAATATCTTTAAGTTCATTTACTAAGTCTTGTGTAAATGTCGCTATACCACATTCCCTTGGTGGGAATGTGCTTAAAAATGCTATTTTTATCTCCTTATTCTTCACCATTTCCATCACCCCTATTAACTTGCTACATAATCATTAATACTATTAGCATAAACTTCATCTACGATCTTTCTCATTCCATCAATAACACTATTTGATGCTACAACTGCATTTATTAAATTTACATTTTTGTTAATCTTCACATTGTCCCATACGATACTGTGCCTTATAATGCTGTTAGAACCTATATGAGTATTATCACCTATTACGACATATGGCCCAATATGTGCTTTTGCGTCTATCTTTACATTGTGTCCTATAAAAATTGGCTCTACTATTTTTGCTGAAGGATCTATAATGGTACTTTTGCATTTATAATTATAACCACTCATATCAACAAATTTACAATTATTTTTAAAAATGTCAAAGTGAACTTTTTTATATTTTTCAATTGTACCTATATCTATCCAATACCCACCATACCTATATGCAGCCATGCTGCATCCCTTTGATAAAAGTTTTGGGTATGTATCCCTCTCTATTGACACAACTTCATCTTTTGGAATTTCATTTAGTAGCTCTGGCTCAAACACATATATTCCAGCATTTATCCATTTAGAATTTGTCTCATAAGGTTTTGGCTTCTCCTTAAATGCCGTAATGTAATCATTATCGTCATATTCAATTACACCGTATTGAGACGGATCTTCAACTTTAGTCATAGCAATTGTAGCTAAAGCATTTTTCGACTTATGATATTCTACAAGATTTTTAATATCTATATCGCAAATAATATCTGAATTTAAAATTATAAATGTATCACCAAAAAATTCTTCTGCATTTTTTATAGCACCGCCTGTACCAAGAGGTATATCTTCTTTAATATAAGATACTTTTACGCCTAATTTTTCACCGTCACCAAAATATTTTTCTATATGATTCGATTTATAACATGTACTTATTACTACCTCGTCTACACCTTGATGCTTTAATCTCAAAATGGTTGACTCTAACAAAGGCTTTCCCATTATGGGTACCATAGGTTTAGGAAGAAAATTCGTTAGAGGTCTTAGTCTTGTCCCTAATCCTCCAGCCAGCAATAAAGCTTTCATTCGAATTCCCCCTTTATTAAATTTTTATATTTAGAAATTATCAATATATTGCAGAATATTAAATAATGTGTGAAAAATATGATAGCACTATATTTTTTGTTGATATTAGCACTCTAACTGAAAGGCTGCTAACAATTAAAATTATAATCCTATTTATTCCATATGTCAAGAGTATTGTTTATTTATGTAAATGTTTTAAAATTAAGCATAAAATTGAAATATAATAATAATGCTTTATATTTTATACAAATCCTCCATCAACTGTTAAAACTTGTCCTGTTATAAATGAAGCTTCATCCGACAATAAAAAAGATACTGCTTTGGCAACTTCATCTGGAGTTCCTAGCCTTTCAAGAGACGTTCTTGATGCTAAATCCTCAATTATGTCAAACGATAATTTCCTGTTCATTTTCGTATCAATGACTCCTGGTGCTACGCAATTGACACGAATATTTGATGGTCCTAATTCTTTTGCCAGCGCCTTAGTAAAAGCTATGATTCCACCTTTTGTGGCAGAATAATGTACTTCACATGACGCTCCATATATCCCCCACATTGATGAAATATTTACAATAGCGCCTTTTTTATTCTTTAACATATATTTTAAAGCACTTTGTGTACAGTTAAATACTCCACCTAAATTTATATCCATCATATGTTTCCATTCGTCCTCTGTTATGTCCATAAAAGGTTTTATCTGTGAAATACCAGCATTATTAACCAGATAATCTATCCGCCCAAATTTATCAAAGATATCTTTCATCATCATGTCTACTTCTGATCTATTGCTTATATCCGCTTTAAATATATCTGCGTAACCTAATTCTTCTTTTATGTGCTTTTTTAAATTATTAGCACTCTCATAGTCGCTGTTATAATGAATTGCAACACACCCACCCAATTTAGCTAGTTCTTTACATATAAAGGAACCAATACCACCTGAACCTCCAGTTACTACTATGACTTTTCCATTAAACATAAAAACATCCTTTCATATAATCAAAAATAAAAAATATTCACTAATAAATAGGTTATACAAATACAAAGCAAAAATCAATATCATATAAAAATATGATATATGGAACAAGCTTTACACCTTTGATTTTTAAATCATTTTTTGATAGCTTCTACTGTATTTTTAGTCGTACTGTAAAGTCCTGATGCACCAAGGCCCATAGCAATACCCAGCAATATACCTTTCAATGTATCTCCTGGAGCTATGTACAATATTCCGAGAACTATTCCAAAAACTAGTGCTACTAAAGCGGAATACTTTTTTGGCAATCCAATTTGTTTTACTACCTCAACCAATCCGATTATGAGAGGTATCAACGATACATCATATACATCCATATGTAAGCCCCCTAAATTCTACTTTTCTACTAACATTATATTTTATCTTGTCTTTTTAATGCATAAAATGAAAAAGACTTCGCACAAGCGAAATCTTTACAGTCTATGTGGAGCGGATGACGGGATTCGAACCCGCGGTCCTCGGCTTGGGAAGCCGATGCTCTACCACTGAGCCACATCCGCAAAATATTCTCTTTTAAATACAAAAATGGCTCCTCAGGTAGGGCTCGAACCTACAACCTACCGGTTAACAGCCGGTTGCTCCACCATTGAGCTACTGAGGAATATATTATCCGGCAGCGACCTACTCTCCCGAGTAATCAGTACCATCGGCGCTGGAGGGCTTCACTTCCGTGTTCGGTATGGGAACGGGTTTTTAACTTCCGCTATTGCCACCGGAAATCTTTTGTTCATTTATTCTTTTGCATATTTCGGAAAAATCTCTTTCATTAATTTTTCTCTCGAAAATATTATTTCCGTTCGCAAATTGTGTTTTCTATATACTTTTGGCTCGCTTCGTTCGTTCGGCTAAAGCCGTCTATGCGCTGTGACGTCTTTTAACACCTCTCTTCACTTCGCTCGCCTAGTATATTACGAAAACGCAATTAATTGCTCACTTCCAATAATATTTTTCTTTTCTAAATTTTTTCTTCCTTTATATGCTTTTTTAAATGAACTTTGAATACTGCACAATGCTTAAGGTCAAGTCCTCGACTTATTAGTACCGGTCAGCTTAAAGTATTTCTACTCTTACACCTCCGGCCTATCTACCTCGTCTTCTCCAAGGTGTCTTACTCCTTTCGGATGGGAAATCTTTTCTTGAGGTGGGTTTCACGCTTAGATGCTTTCAGCGTTTATCCCTTCCAAACTTGGCTACCCAGCTGTGCGTACGGCTACGCAACTGGTACACCATCGGTTTGTCCACCCCGGTCCTCTCGTACTAAGGGCAGTTCCTCTCAAATTTCCTACGCCCGCGACGGATAGGGACCGAACTGTCTCACGACGTTCTGAACCCAGCTCGCGTACCGCTTTAATGGGCGAACAGCCCAACCCTTGGGACCTACTTCAGCCCCAGGATGCGATGAGCCGACATCGAGGTGCCAAACCTCCCCGTCGATGTGGACTCTTGGGGGAGATCAGCCTGTTATCCCCAGGGTAGCTTTTATCCGTTGAGCGACGGCAATCCCATTCTCTACCGCCGGATCACTAAGCCCGACTTTCGTCCCTGCTCGAATTGTCTTTCTCGCAGTTAGGCTACCTTCTGCCTTTGCACTCTTACGCGCGATTTCCTTCCGCGCTGAGGTAACCTTTGGACGCCTCCGTTACTTTTTGGGAGGCGACCGCCCCAGTCAAACTGCCCGCCTGTCAGTGTCCATATGCCGGCTTACGGCTCCTATGTTAGAATTTCGGTAATATCAGGGTGGTATCCCAACATCGGCTCCATATAGGCTGGCGCCCATATTTCTCTGCCTCCCACCTATCCTGTACAGATATTACTAAAATTCAGTGACAAGCTGCAGTAAAGCTCCATGGGGTCTTTCTGTCCTGTCGCGGGTAACTCGCATCTTCACGAGTACTACAATTTCACCGGGTCCCTCATCTAGACAGCGCCCAAGTCGTTACGCCTTTCGTGCAGGTCGGAACTTACCCGACAAGGAATTTCGCTACCTTAGGACCGTTATAGTTACGGCCGCCGTTTACTGGGGCTTAAGTTCTGTGCTTCAGATTTCTCTTAACACTTCCCCTTAACCTTCCAGCACCGGGCAGGCGTCAGCTCCTATACTTCGTCTTTCGACTTAGCAGAAACCTGTGTTTTTGGTAAACAGTCGCTTGGGCCTCTTCTCTGCGGCCTTTCGGCACTCCTTCTCCCGAAGTTACGGAGTCTTTTTGCCGAGTTCCTTAATGAGGGTTCTCCCGCTCGTCTTTGGATTCTCTCCTCGCCTACCTGTGTCGGTTTCGGGTACGGGCACCTCATCCTCGATAGCAACTTTTCTTGGCAGCCCCTTCGAAACTTCGCCTCTTCGGCTCCCCGTCACAGCTCTTATGAGCTTTGGTACTTCACTCAAAGCTCTTTTCGTCGCTGCTTGGACGTGCTCTACCAACCGCACGCTTTTCTTATCTCGCTGCGTCCTTGCTTCTCTTTTAACGGATTTCGGTGGTACCGGATTTATTACCGGTTCTCCATCGCCTACGCTTTCGCCTCGGCTTAGGTCCCGACTTACCCTGGGCGGATTATCCTTCCCCAGGAAACCTTAGGCTTTCGACGGTAAGGTTTCTCGCCTTACTCTCGTTACTTATACCGGCATTCTCTCTACTGTACTGTCCAGATTCGCTTCCGCTTATCCTTCTCCCTGTACAGTACGCTCCCCTACCATTCTTTCGAATCCGTAGCTTCGGTGGCATGTTTTAGCCCCGTTTATTTTCGGCGCGGGATTTCTCGACCAGTGAGCTATTACGCACTCTTTGAATGTATGGCTGCTTCTAAGCCAACATCCTGGTTGTCTTGGAAATCCTACTTCCTTTCCCACTTAACATGCTCTTTGGGACCTTAGCTGTCGGTCTGGGCTGTTTCCCTTTTGACTACGGATCTTATCACTCGTAGTCTGACTCCCAGGGTCCTTAATATGGCATTCGGAGTTTGATAGGGTTCGGTAACCTTTTTGGCCCCTAGTCCATTCAGTGCTCTACCTCCATATTTTCACCCCCTGAGGCTAGCCCTAAAGCTATTTCGGGGAGAACCAGCTATCTCCGAGCTCGATTGGAATTTCTCCGCTACCCACAATTCATCCCATGACTTTTCAACGTCAACGTGGTTCGGGCCTCCACCAGATCTTACTCCGGCTTCACCCTGATCATGGGTAGGTCGCACGGTTTCGGGTCTATGATATGCAACTTCCGCCCTTTTAAGACTCGCTTTCGCTTCGGCTCCGCTTTCGCTTAACCTTGCTGCATATCTATAACTCGCCGGTCCGTTCTACAAAAAGTACGTGGTCGCTTTCGCTTCCACTGCTTGTGGACATATGGTTTCAGGTTCTCTTTCACTCCCCTCCCGGGGTTCTTTTCACCTTTCCCTCACGGTACTTTGCGCTATCGGTCACTTAGGAGTATTTAGCCTTGGGAGATGGTCCTCCCGTCTTCCCACCGGGTTGCCTATCCTGTGGTACTCTGGATCCCACTCGGTATATTTCGCTTTCGCCTACAGGGCTTTCACCTTCTTTGGCCTGCCTTCCCAGGTCTGTTCGGCTTCGCTCTATATACCTTTTCTGTGGTCCTAAACCCCATCACCTATGGTGATGGTTTGGGCTTCTTCCTTTTCGCTCGCCGCTACTCAGGAAATCGACTTTTTCTTTCTTCTCCTCGCGCTACTTAGATGTTTCAGTTCACGCGGTGTCCCCTCCTCATGGCTATGTGTTCACCATGGGATGCTTAAGTATTACCTTAAGCGGGTTTCCCCATTCGGAGATCTCCGGATCTGCGTCTGCTTGCGACTCCCCGGAGCGTTTCGCCGCTCGCCGCGTCCTTCTTCGGCTCTAAGTGCCTAGGCATCCACCATACGCCCTTTGTAACTTGACCTTTCTTTTGGTTAATTGTAACTCGTCTTTTTTTCGTTACCCTTTTTTTCGCATTGTGCAGTTTTCAAGGTTCACTTCTTTGAGAGTATTTAACCCTCAAAACTGAACAG
The nucleotide sequence above comes from Thermoanaerobacterium sp. CMT5567-10. Encoded proteins:
- the ymfI gene encoding elongation factor P 5-aminopentanone reductase → MFNGKVIVVTGGSGGIGSFICKELAKLGGCVAIHYNSDYESANNLKKHIKEELGYADIFKADISNRSEVDMMMKDIFDKFGRIDYLVNNAGISQIKPFMDITEDEWKHMMDINLGGVFNCTQSALKYMLKNKKGAIVNISSMWGIYGASCEVHYSATKGGIIAFTKALAKELGPSNIRVNCVAPGVIDTKMNRKLSFDIIEDLASRTSLERLGTPDEVAKAVSFLLSDEASFITGQVLTVDGGFV